Proteins found in one Loxodonta africana isolate mLoxAfr1 chromosome 21, mLoxAfr1.hap2, whole genome shotgun sequence genomic segment:
- the LRRC36 gene encoding leucine-rich repeat-containing protein 36, with product MAEQWDLDEEVVRRLGALALEQPELVESLSLQGSYAGKIHSIGDAFKNFKNLRSLDLSRNLITSLKGIQYLCSLQDLNLYYNNIPSLVEVSRLQPLPFLKELDLRLNPVVRKDTDYRLFAVYTLQTLEKLDDRTVRDSERKAAKLHFSQLGNSENFLLEVEKSSREKTMKNCVTDEKATSKVPSDADNRIETDSNKGLFIPLPNREIKDSLTSTSVTQGNSITDQKLEAFPLGTQMQQVSKREMSSDSHQEDEFRRYSPHQSRVRSPEKMARESYRVSFLDSKSSGSSPEKDMKQKPETYQLIHDASLGKRLDVGDSSQIQPYQLPSDVSLENYDSHYPPTLSLHESLGKRPQRSKSYREYSIKPSNDMKATASHSCGDLLTSLSNPDSNTGRLLKLSSDLYSTAHFNSDPALLVNVEQQLPTSLSDLTPAHGSFSNNRVLGNSLRTLMLPSGTSEDREILTKRSLSPSKRGFKRKDNILATLNPKHGFREATGSEPLSSDLGSSHGLPGNHSPPMSARTSHVATVLRQLLELVDKHWNGSGSLLLNKKFLGPARDLLLSLVVPAPSQPWCRAHPEDTSKAFHRREIELKEAGQLVPNDTESLKQKLVRVLEENLILSEKIQHLEEGAATSIVSGHQSYTYDDLLHKNQQLNMQVACLSQELAQLRKLEETVALLHESQRSLVVTNEYLLQQLNKEQKGYSGKALLPPEKSHHLGRSSPFGKSTLSSSSPAAHDTGQYLIQSVSDAVPEPSLWS from the exons GGCATCCAGTATTTATGTTCACTCCAAGACCTGAATTTATATTATAACAACATTCCTTCATTAGTGGAGGTGTCCCGCCTACAGCCTTTACCCTTCCTGAAAGAACTAGATTTGAGGCTGAATCCTGTTGTCAGGAAAGATACCGATTATAGGCTCTTTGCTGTATACACGCTACAAACTCTGGAGAAACTAG ATGACAGAACTGTACGGGACAGTGAGAGGAAAGCTGCCAAGCTGCATTTCAGTCAGTTGGGCAACAGTGAAAATTTTCTCTTAGAGGTGGAAAAAAG CTCTAGGGAGAAGACAATGAAAAACTGTGTGACAGATGAGAAGGCTACATCAAAAGTCCCTTCTGATGCTGATAACAGGATTGAAACTG ACTCAAACAAAGGACTTTTTATTCCCCTCCCCAACCGGGAAATAAAGGATTCCCTAACGAGTACTTCTGTAACCCAGGGCAACAGTATAACAGATCAGAAGTTAGAGGCTTTCCCACTGGGGACACAG ATGCAGCAAGTGTCAAAAAGGGAGATGTCAAGTGACAGTCACCAGGAAGATG AATTCAGACGTTACTCGCCTCATCAGTCCAGAGTTCGATCCCCAGAGAAGATGGCTAGAGAAAGCTACCGAGTATCTTTTTTGGACAGTAAGTCATCAGGTTCTTCTCCAGAAAAGGACATGAAACAAAAGCCTGAAACTTATCAGCTTATCCACGATGCCTCATTGGGTAAACGCCTGGATGTGGGGGATTCTAGCCAGATTCAACCCTATCAGTTACCTTCAGATGTTAGTCTGGAAAATTATGATAGTCATTATCCTCCAACTCTTTCCCTGCATGAAAGTCTTGGTAAAAGGCCTCAGAGAAGCAAGAGCTACCGAGAATATAGCATAAAGCCTTCAAATGACATGAAGGCCACTGCATCCCATTCCTGTGGAGACTTGCTGACTTCTCTGTCTAATCCTGACTCCAACACCGGAAGGCTCTTGAAACTTAGTTCAG ATCTGTACTCGacagcccatttcaacagtgacCCTGCTCTGCTGGTCAATGTAGAGCAGCAATTACCCACCAGCCTCAGTGACTTAACACCAGCACATGGTTCTTTCTCAAACAACCGTGTCCTGGGAAACTCTCTTCGGACACTGATGTTGCCTTCTGGGACTTCAGAAGACAGAGAGATTTtgaccaagaggtcattaagccCATCAAAGAGAGGATTCAAACGGAAGGACAATATCCTTGCCACCCTGAACCCAAAGCATGGTTTCAGAGAGGCTACAGGCAGCGAG cctCTCTCTAGTGACTTGGGTAGTTCGCATGGTTTGCCAGGAAATCACAGTCCCCCGATGTCTGCCAGAACCTCCCATGTGGCAACTGTCCTCAGGCAGCTCCTGGAGCTCGTGGATAAGCATTGGAATGGCTCTGGTTCCCTCCTCCTCAACAAGAAGTTCCTCG GTCCTGCCCGAGATTTGCTTCTGAGTTTGGTAGTCCCTGCTCCTTCTCAGCCATGGTGTCGTGCACACCCTGAAGATACTTCAAAAGCCTTCCATAGGAGGGAGATTGAACTGAAGGAAGCTGGGCAGCTGGTCCCTAATGATACG GAAAGTTTGAAGCAAAAGCTGGTCAGAGTGCTAGAGGAAAACCTCATTTTGTCAGAAAAAATTCAGCACCTGGAGGAAGGTGCTGCCACCTCGATTGTGAGTGGGCACCAGTCCTACACTTACG ATGATCTTCTGCACAAAAACCAACAGCTGAACATGCAGGTAGCTTGCCTGAGCCAGGAGCTTGCCCAGCTGAGAAAGCTGGAGGAGACGGTGGCCCTTCTCCATGAAAGTCAGAG ATCCCTGGTGGTAACTAATGAGTATCTGCTGCAGCAGCTGAATAAAGAGCAGAAAGGTTATTCAGGGAAAGCACTCCTGCCTCCTGAGAAGAGTCATCATTTGGGGAGATCATCGCCCTTTGGGAAAAGCACATTGTCTTCCTCCTCGCCAGCGGCACATGACACCGGTCAGTATCTAATACAGAGTGTCTCAGATGCTGTCCCAGAGCCTAGTTTGTGGAGCTGA